One segment of Candidatus Thioglobus sp. DNA contains the following:
- the ruvX gene encoding Holliday junction resolvase RuvX, translating into MKIQTYLGFDVGTKRTGVAIANSLISQASGIDVVSHHKNGATNWTAFDTIISQHKVDLFIVGVPYDKEGKEQEMTFIAKSFGRKLTQRYNIETVFIDEHLSSNEAKKQLKYNHHHKNASRSEVDKRSAALILQTWLGDS; encoded by the coding sequence ATGAAGATACAAACGTATCTAGGATTTGACGTTGGTACGAAGCGAACAGGCGTGGCCATTGCGAATAGTTTGATATCGCAAGCCAGTGGCATAGATGTGGTGTCACACCACAAAAATGGCGCCACTAATTGGACGGCGTTTGACACTATCATTAGCCAACATAAGGTTGATTTGTTTATTGTTGGCGTGCCTTATGACAAGGAAGGAAAGGAGCAAGAGATGACCTTTATTGCTAAATCCTTTGGCAGAAAACTTACTCAACGTTACAATATTGAGACCGTTTTTATCGATGAACATTTATCATCAAATGAAGCCAAAAAACAACTAAAATATAATCACCATCACAAGAATGCAAGTCGCAGTGAGGTGGATAAGCGCTCAGCAGCGCTAATATTACAAACCTGGCTAGGAGATTCATGA
- a CDS encoding lytic murein transglycosylase gives MFRLILCLLFSSWAFANDTLAPKFVPESQSFEDFLLDIRQKAISRGVSTKTLDQVFLELTPNPKVIKFDQTQAEFSQNFWRYLGSRVSEYRLNKGDQKLKLHQQILQENYQKYGVPPHIIVAFWGLETNYGSNTGNLNLVRSLATLSYDRRRRDFFTEQLLTLLTLIDEHKIPPNAKGSWAGAMGNVQFMPTNVAAYGVDADQDGEIGLWDNTQDIFSSAAYFLQEIGWVRGQRWGREVSIPSTFDYQLATLSVKKTVNEWRTLGVKMADGKSLPNSTMKASLILPMGFKGPGFLVYPNFRAILRWNNSILYALSVGHLSDRLAGTDKLYAAPIKEPSLSRENIMQIQAQLNQFGFDTGEPDGISGPKTRNAAREYQRANQLPIDGYVGYQLFQQLK, from the coding sequence ATGTTTAGATTGATACTTTGCTTATTATTTTCTAGCTGGGCGTTTGCCAATGATACCCTAGCGCCAAAATTTGTGCCTGAGAGCCAAAGCTTTGAGGATTTCTTACTAGATATACGTCAAAAAGCCATTTCCAGAGGTGTTTCTACAAAAACACTTGACCAGGTGTTTTTGGAGTTAACACCTAATCCAAAAGTCATTAAGTTTGATCAGACCCAAGCTGAATTTAGTCAAAATTTCTGGCGTTACTTGGGCTCTAGAGTCAGTGAATATCGCCTTAATAAGGGTGATCAAAAGCTTAAGCTACATCAGCAAATACTTCAAGAAAATTATCAAAAATATGGGGTCCCACCTCATATTATTGTTGCTTTCTGGGGGTTGGAAACCAACTATGGTAGCAATACAGGCAACTTAAATTTAGTTCGATCTCTCGCAACTCTTAGTTATGACAGGCGTCGTCGTGATTTTTTTACCGAGCAATTACTTACTTTGCTTACCTTGATTGATGAGCATAAAATACCGCCAAATGCTAAAGGGTCTTGGGCGGGTGCAATGGGCAATGTTCAATTTATGCCGACCAATGTGGCGGCCTATGGTGTGGATGCAGATCAAGATGGAGAAATAGGCCTCTGGGACAATACTCAAGACATCTTTTCTAGTGCTGCCTATTTTTTACAAGAAATAGGTTGGGTACGAGGACAGCGCTGGGGCAGAGAAGTTAGCATCCCATCGACTTTTGACTATCAATTAGCCACACTTAGTGTAAAAAAAACTGTCAATGAGTGGCGCACCTTAGGCGTCAAAATGGCCGATGGCAAGTCATTGCCTAACTCCACTATGAAAGCCTCATTGATTCTTCCTATGGGCTTTAAAGGTCCTGGATTTTTAGTTTATCCAAATTTCCGTGCTATTCTGCGTTGGAATAATTCTATTTTGTACGCTCTTTCCGTAGGTCATTTATCCGATCGACTAGCCGGCACTGATAAACTCTATGCTGCGCCAATTAAAGAGCCTTCTTTGAGCCGTGAAAACATTATGCAAATACAGGCTCAATTAAACCAGTTTGGTTTTGACACAGGCGAACCAGATGGAATATCTGGTCCTAAAACACGCAATGCAGCTCGTGAATATCAACGTGCCAATCAACTACCAATCGATGGCTATGTTGGTTATCAATTATTTCAACAACTCAAATGA
- a CDS encoding FAD:protein FMN transferase: MPKPLIIFVFLGLSACQPILQNDEVKGSTMGTSYIIKTQNAHIDKRQIDQRLDQINKIFSSWDQSSELSVLNRQSIGESVNISNEMVFVLQEAIKAHKQTNGFFNPVMGNLIDIWGFGSVDAEHRPGKVAIENALEKSSIELLTLNGSKFEKSADIKINLSAIAKGYAVDEIAEILKSKNIKRFMVEVGGEIKTQGSWLIGIETPLGQAPVAVELVNESIATSGNYRQFFVWQGNRYAHILNPHTGLPVSSDLFSASVIHKSNMLADAYATAMMAMGHAKAVKMAQELNLKTILVLNKCDNPCLSENIIKIGL; this comes from the coding sequence ATGCCTAAGCCACTCATCATCTTTGTCTTTTTAGGGTTAAGTGCCTGTCAACCAATTCTTCAAAATGATGAAGTTAAAGGCAGTACTATGGGTACTTCTTACATCATAAAGACTCAAAATGCCCACATTGATAAACGTCAGATTGACCAACGTCTAGATCAAATTAATAAAATCTTCTCTAGTTGGGATCAAAGCTCTGAGCTTTCTGTATTAAATCGCCAATCTATTGGGGAGTCAGTAAATATTTCGAACGAGATGGTCTTTGTGTTACAAGAGGCTATTAAGGCCCATAAGCAAACAAATGGATTTTTCAATCCCGTAATGGGTAATTTGATTGATATTTGGGGCTTTGGATCGGTTGATGCTGAACATAGGCCTGGTAAAGTAGCAATTGAAAATGCATTAGAAAAATCCTCTATTGAACTATTAACCTTAAATGGATCAAAATTTGAAAAAAGTGCAGATATTAAAATTAATTTATCAGCCATCGCTAAGGGATATGCGGTTGATGAGATAGCTGAAATATTAAAAAGCAAGAACATTAAGCGATTTATGGTGGAAGTTGGCGGTGAGATTAAAACCCAAGGCAGTTGGTTAATTGGTATTGAAACACCTTTAGGACAAGCACCTGTTGCTGTTGAATTGGTTAATGAGTCTATCGCAACATCGGGTAATTATCGCCAATTTTTTGTCTGGCAGGGTAATCGCTATGCCCATATCTTAAATCCACATACTGGCCTGCCCGTAAGTAGTGATCTATTTTCAGCGAGTGTTATTCATAAAAGCAATATGTTGGCAGATGCCTATGCAACAGCAATGATGGCAATGGGACATGCTAAGGCCGTTAAAATGGCTCAAGAGCTAAATCTTAAAACTATACTAGTTTTAAATAAATGTGACAACCCTTGTTTGTCGGAAAATATTATAAAGATTGGATTATGA
- a CDS encoding replication-associated recombination protein A — protein MKPLAETLRPKDLKDFCSQTHLLNDAHPLKQAINNKQLHSMILWGPSGVGKTTLARIICAQVEGYFVQLSAVLDGVKELRVVIENAKKYQNIGQSTILFVDEIHRFNKAQQDAFLPHIESGLITLIGATTENPSFELNCALLSRASVYVLEALDETGLMQILQRCMVHLNLTLDQDSQEKIVVSSSGDARRLINIVEKIDQAKLTQLDSQSIGQFLQDKVSNFDKGGDIFYQQLSAFHKSVRGSSPDGALYWMARMLVGGCDPKTIARRLLAIASEDIGNADPRALEISLNAWDVYDRIGDKEGNRAIAQAAVYCAVAPKSNALYKAFNQAMVEAQETHDLPVPKHLCNAPTRLMNDLGYGQGYRYAHDEVDGISHGQTYFPETLGESCYYQPIDRGLEIKIAQKLRKIRGES, from the coding sequence ATGAAGCCACTTGCAGAAACACTTAGACCAAAAGACTTAAAAGATTTTTGTTCGCAAACTCATTTATTAAACGACGCTCATCCACTTAAACAAGCCATTAACAATAAGCAGCTGCATTCAATGATTTTGTGGGGCCCATCGGGTGTTGGAAAAACCACCTTGGCGCGTATTATATGCGCCCAAGTTGAGGGTTATTTTGTTCAGCTTAGTGCGGTTTTAGATGGCGTTAAAGAGTTAAGAGTGGTGATTGAAAATGCCAAAAAATATCAAAATATAGGCCAATCAACCATCCTATTTGTGGATGAGATACATCGGTTTAATAAAGCACAACAAGATGCTTTTTTGCCACATATTGAATCTGGTTTAATTACTTTAATTGGCGCCACTACAGAAAATCCATCCTTTGAGTTGAATTGCGCCTTATTGTCTCGCGCCAGTGTGTATGTGCTCGAAGCGCTGGATGAGACTGGTTTAATGCAGATATTGCAGCGATGTATGGTGCATTTGAATTTGACACTAGATCAGGATTCGCAAGAAAAAATTGTGGTCAGTAGTTCTGGTGATGCGCGCCGTTTGATTAATATCGTTGAAAAAATAGACCAGGCAAAATTAACTCAACTGGATTCACAAAGTATTGGCCAGTTTTTACAAGACAAGGTTTCTAATTTTGACAAGGGTGGAGATATTTTTTATCAACAGCTTTCTGCCTTTCACAAGTCTGTTCGCGGGTCTAGCCCTGATGGCGCATTATATTGGATGGCAAGAATGCTAGTAGGTGGTTGCGATCCCAAAACTATCGCCAGACGCCTATTAGCTATAGCTTCAGAAGATATTGGCAATGCAGATCCAAGAGCGCTTGAAATCTCGTTAAATGCTTGGGATGTATATGACCGAATAGGCGATAAAGAAGGTAATCGTGCTATTGCTCAAGCCGCAGTATATTGCGCCGTTGCGCCTAAGTCTAATGCGCTTTATAAAGCCTTTAACCAGGCAATGGTTGAGGCTCAAGAAACGCATGATTTACCCGTGCCAAAACATTTATGTAATGCACCAACAAGGCTTATGAATGATTTGGGTTATGGACAAGGTTATCGTTATGCTCATGACGAAGTAGACGGCATTAGTCATGGTCAAACATATTTTCCAGAGACATTGGGTGAGTCATGTTACTATCAGCCAATTGATCGAGGGCTAGAGATTAAAATCGCACAAAAACTTAGAAAAATTCGAGGAGAATCATGA
- the crcB gene encoding fluoride efflux transporter CrcB, translated as MTFLPTVLAIGIGATIGASLRYYLTQFMNATMGSAFPYGTLSANIIGSFLAGILVVVVIEKAALNEVYRLMLLIGLTGSLTTMSTLSWESVEMISLGHYGQAAINILFNVVLSLIAAGSGVALTRYFFSN; from the coding sequence ATGACATTTTTACCCACTGTTTTAGCCATTGGCATCGGCGCCACTATCGGCGCTAGTTTGCGTTATTATTTAACTCAATTTATGAATGCCACCATGGGATCTGCTTTTCCTTATGGCACCTTAAGCGCCAATATTATTGGTTCTTTCTTGGCAGGTATTTTGGTGGTGGTTGTTATAGAAAAAGCGGCCTTAAATGAAGTTTATAGACTCATGTTGTTAATTGGGTTAACAGGCTCTTTAACCACCATGTCAACCTTGTCTTGGGAGTCGGTAGAGATGATTAGCTTAGGTCATTATGGACAGGCTGCGATTAATATTTTATTTAATGTGGTACTGTCTTTAATAGCAGCAGGTTCAGGTGTTGCTTTGACTCGGTATTTTTTTTCTAATTAA
- the gshB gene encoding glutathione synthase, whose product MKPIKIAVVMDDIKDIKPYKDSSLAMMLEATKRNWEIYTFDTHNLFAKNSEIFATCARTQVFDHPTHWFDKEEQVELSLESFDIILMRKDPPFDMSYIYATYFLEQAEKKGVLVVNKPQSLRDANEKLFALNFPHCIAKTLVSSNQDQLKKFIAKQGISVVKPLDGMGGKDIFKLEQGDANITEVLDYLTHHGSSPIMAQEFLSEISQGDKRILLIDGQPIDYALARMPAEGSFKGNLAAGATGVGQPLSPRDRYLCDQISSTLKDKGLMFVGLDVIGDYITEINVTSPTCIRELDTQFNLNIAGVLFDAIEQKLN is encoded by the coding sequence ATGAAGCCAATTAAAATTGCCGTCGTGATGGATGACATCAAAGACATTAAACCTTATAAAGATTCCTCTTTAGCGATGATGTTAGAAGCTACTAAGCGAAATTGGGAAATCTACACCTTTGATACCCATAATTTGTTTGCAAAAAATTCAGAGATATTTGCTACCTGTGCCAGAACTCAAGTTTTTGATCATCCTACACATTGGTTCGATAAAGAAGAGCAAGTCGAGTTATCACTTGAAAGCTTTGATATCATCCTTATGCGCAAAGATCCACCTTTTGATATGAGCTATATATATGCTACTTATTTTCTTGAGCAAGCTGAGAAAAAAGGCGTATTAGTCGTAAATAAGCCTCAATCTTTACGAGATGCCAATGAGAAGCTTTTTGCGCTTAATTTTCCACATTGTATCGCCAAAACACTGGTTAGTAGCAACCAAGATCAACTAAAAAAATTCATTGCAAAACAAGGTATTAGTGTGGTTAAGCCATTGGATGGCATGGGTGGAAAAGATATTTTTAAGCTCGAACAAGGTGATGCTAACATTACTGAAGTATTAGACTATTTAACCCATCATGGTAGCTCGCCTATTATGGCTCAAGAATTTTTATCAGAAATATCCCAAGGGGACAAACGCATTTTACTAATTGATGGCCAACCCATTGATTATGCATTAGCACGCATGCCAGCTGAAGGTAGCTTTAAAGGTAATTTAGCTGCAGGTGCAACTGGCGTTGGACAGCCATTAAGCCCAAGAGATCGCTACTTATGCGACCAAATTTCATCCACCCTAAAAGACAAAGGCCTTATGTTTGTTGGGCTGGATGTGATTGGCGACTATATCACCGAAATTAATGTCACTAGCCCAACTTGTATTCGCGAGCTAGATACCCAATTTAATCTTAATATTGCCGGCGTTTTATTTGATGCGATTGAGCAAAAACTTAATTAG
- the rimP gene encoding ribosome maturation factor RimP → MAKITEKITNLISPVLEDMGYELVGVEYAAGGKHTILRVFIDTDNGIGIDDCEKVSHQLSAIFDVEDPIASQYNLEVSSPGIERPLFHIGHYQRFLGSDVSLRLVRPINGQRKFKGAIGSVSEVNHAIELVTELGPITLDIDMIEKANLIADF, encoded by the coding sequence ATGGCAAAAATAACAGAAAAAATTACTAATTTGATTAGCCCTGTACTTGAAGATATGGGGTATGAATTAGTGGGCGTAGAATATGCTGCTGGTGGCAAGCATACTATTTTGCGAGTTTTCATTGATACAGATAATGGTATTGGTATTGATGATTGTGAAAAAGTATCACACCAATTAAGTGCCATTTTTGATGTAGAAGACCCAATTGCAAGCCAATACAATTTAGAGGTATCTTCGCCTGGTATTGAAAGACCCCTGTTCCATATTGGACACTACCAGCGTTTTCTTGGCAGTGATGTTAGCCTTCGTCTAGTTAGGCCAATTAATGGTCAACGTAAATTTAAAGGGGCAATTGGAAGCGTTAGTGAAGTGAACCATGCCATTGAATTAGTAACAGAATTAGGTCCAATTACATTGGATATTGATATGATTGAAAAAGCGAACTTGATCGCTGATTTTTAG
- the nusA gene encoding transcription termination factor NusA, which yields MDGKELFLIVEAISNEKNISKEDVFESLEEALAVATKKRKEIDAHVEIDRKTGEFHTFRQWMVIDDKENFVDDDGTPFDSELHIYEKDSNGIAVDDFVREPIETEEFGRIAAQIVKQVIIQKVREAEREVIVHDYTQRVGEVIMVTVKRVDRGNVYVDMGGVDGMISKFDLIPNESVRKNDRLRAYIKEVKSSVRGAQIFLSRTVPEMMIQLFEMEVPEISEGVIEIMGCARDPGLRSKLAVKAKDKRLDPIGSCIGMRGARVQAVSNELNGERVDIILWDEDPAQFAINAMAPAEVSSIVVDEDRNSMDIAVDEDQLALAIGRGGQNIKLAARLTGWKLNVMSIADANEKQAEETQKASGKLADKLGVDSEVASVLLEEGFTSVDDIADADVALLEGIEEFDATMVEELQERAADAQLVQALGDADASEALSSVEGVDADLAEALIEAEITTVDELAELSIDELLEIQVMDKEKASGVIMTARENEGWFD from the coding sequence ATGGACGGTAAAGAATTATTTTTGATAGTTGAGGCAATCTCTAATGAAAAAAACATCTCAAAAGAAGATGTGTTTGAATCATTAGAAGAGGCGCTAGCAGTCGCTACAAAAAAACGTAAAGAGATAGACGCTCATGTAGAAATTGACCGTAAAACCGGTGAATTTCACACATTCAGACAATGGATGGTAATCGACGATAAAGAAAACTTTGTAGATGATGATGGTACACCATTTGATTCAGAACTGCATATTTATGAAAAAGATTCTAATGGCATTGCCGTTGATGATTTTGTGCGTGAGCCAATTGAAACTGAAGAGTTTGGTCGTATTGCAGCACAAATTGTTAAGCAAGTTATTATTCAAAAAGTTCGTGAAGCGGAAAGAGAAGTTATTGTTCATGATTACACCCAACGTGTTGGTGAAGTCATTATGGTTACCGTGAAGCGTGTCGACCGTGGCAATGTTTATGTTGACATGGGTGGCGTTGATGGCATGATTTCTAAATTTGACTTAATTCCTAATGAGTCAGTTCGTAAGAATGATCGATTAAGAGCTTATATTAAAGAAGTTAAATCATCGGTTCGTGGTGCGCAAATTTTCTTATCGCGAACTGTTCCTGAGATGATGATTCAATTATTTGAAATGGAAGTGCCAGAAATATCTGAAGGTGTTATTGAAATTATGGGTTGCGCTAGAGATCCTGGATTGCGCTCAAAGCTTGCGGTTAAAGCAAAAGATAAGCGCTTAGACCCAATCGGATCTTGTATTGGTATGCGTGGTGCACGAGTTCAAGCGGTTTCAAATGAGCTTAATGGAGAGCGTGTTGATATAATCCTATGGGACGAAGATCCGGCGCAGTTTGCTATTAATGCAATGGCACCAGCAGAAGTAAGTTCTATTGTTGTTGATGAAGATCGTAACTCAATGGATATTGCAGTTGACGAAGATCAGCTAGCTTTGGCGATCGGTCGCGGTGGTCAAAATATTAAATTAGCAGCACGCCTAACAGGTTGGAAGTTAAATGTTATGTCAATAGCAGATGCTAATGAAAAGCAAGCTGAAGAAACGCAAAAAGCGAGTGGCAAACTGGCAGATAAGCTAGGTGTTGATAGCGAAGTAGCCAGTGTACTATTGGAAGAGGGTTTTACGAGTGTTGATGATATTGCAGATGCAGATGTGGCACTTCTAGAAGGAATTGAAGAGTTTGATGCTACGATGGTTGAAGAATTACAAGAGCGAGCTGCGGATGCACAGTTAGTGCAAGCCCTAGGTGATGCCGATGCTTCTGAAGCATTAAGCAGTGTTGAGGGTGTGGATGCTGATTTGGCAGAGGCTTTAATTGAGGCAGAGATTACTACGGTAGATGAGCTCGCAGAGTTGTCTATTGACGAGTTGCTTGAGATTCAAGTTATGGACAAAGAAAAGGCCTCAGGTGTTATCATGACAGCAAGAGAAAACGAAGGGTGGTTTGATTAA
- the infB gene encoding translation initiation factor IF-2 — MAHTVETLSKLLKKTPDEVITILTNAGIEGKKADSDISAEERKVLMGSLSKRSSSKSSMSVSRKPSSKTTSGKSGGVQVQIKKKRVKQVSVETETIVNEAAQAAQAALDAGRDADEKLLAQDAKRLEMTRLQKEQAEALKAPKEVANEEKEAVKTEEKPAKAAKEEKQTDEKKPQRQRAAPNNKAPGRKQLHVARHNPNRKLKKKDRTRLSQKTQEEQAQHGFQKPVEKVMHDIAVPENIKVSDLAQKMTTKAGEVLKVLMGMGVMATLNDVIDQDTALLVVEEMGHVGIASVEETVEDTLIEKSKPTGDQSARPPVVTIMGHVDHGKTSLLDYIRKAKIADGEAGGITQHIGSYQVSTDNGKITFIDTPGHAAFSKMRSRGANATDIIILVVAADDGVMPQTIESIKHAKKAGVPIIVAINKIDKEGSDLEKIKQVLSTHDVISEDWGGDVMMVPVSAHTGEGIDALLEAITLTAEVLEFSAVVNAPANGTVLEARLEKGRGKVTTILVQSGTLKKGDIMIAGLEYGKVKQIVNDQGKVLKEAGPSTPVEVLGFSGVPNSGDEVLVVESERKAREVADFRKAKEREAELQRQQAYKMENFLQKMEEGHVSTVNVLLKSDVRGSAQALVEALEELSTDEVRVKVVSSGVGGINNTDINLAATSEALVLGFNVRADAVARKTADSEGVRIEYYSIIYNLIDDVKAIMSGLLSPALSENIIGIANVKDVFRSQKLGDIAGCMVEEGTVKKDLPIRVLRDSVVIFEGELESLRRFKDDVKSVKSGTECGIGVAGYNDVQPGDQIEVFERVETARSL, encoded by the coding sequence ATGGCACATACAGTTGAAACATTATCCAAACTACTGAAAAAGACACCCGATGAGGTAATCACAATTCTGACGAATGCCGGAATTGAGGGTAAAAAAGCAGACTCTGATATTTCCGCCGAGGAAAGAAAGGTTCTGATGGGTAGTTTGTCTAAGCGCTCTTCAAGTAAATCTAGCATGTCGGTTTCACGCAAGCCTAGTAGCAAAACAACGAGCGGGAAAAGTGGCGGCGTTCAAGTTCAAATTAAGAAAAAGCGTGTTAAGCAAGTGTCTGTTGAAACAGAGACTATTGTTAATGAGGCGGCTCAAGCAGCACAAGCTGCCCTTGATGCAGGGCGTGATGCTGATGAAAAGTTATTAGCTCAAGATGCAAAACGTTTAGAAATGACTCGTTTACAAAAAGAGCAAGCTGAGGCTTTAAAGGCACCAAAAGAGGTGGCTAATGAAGAGAAGGAAGCTGTAAAAACGGAAGAAAAGCCTGCTAAAGCTGCCAAAGAAGAGAAGCAAACAGATGAGAAAAAACCTCAAAGACAACGTGCTGCGCCGAATAACAAGGCACCAGGCCGCAAACAACTTCATGTAGCTAGACACAATCCAAATCGTAAACTGAAAAAGAAAGACAGAACTCGATTAAGCCAAAAAACTCAAGAAGAGCAAGCACAACATGGTTTCCAAAAGCCTGTTGAGAAAGTCATGCATGATATTGCTGTTCCAGAAAATATCAAGGTAAGTGATCTTGCCCAGAAAATGACGACTAAGGCTGGTGAAGTCTTAAAAGTGTTAATGGGTATGGGTGTTATGGCCACATTGAACGATGTGATTGACCAGGACACAGCTTTATTAGTAGTTGAAGAGATGGGCCATGTTGGTATTGCCAGCGTTGAAGAGACTGTTGAAGATACATTGATTGAGAAGTCAAAGCCAACCGGCGATCAAAGTGCTAGACCGCCTGTTGTTACTATTATGGGCCACGTTGACCATGGTAAAACCTCTCTATTGGACTACATTCGTAAAGCTAAGATAGCTGACGGTGAAGCTGGCGGAATTACTCAGCACATTGGCTCGTATCAAGTTAGTACTGATAATGGCAAGATTACGTTTATTGACACCCCAGGACACGCAGCATTTTCAAAAATGCGATCACGTGGCGCTAACGCAACTGACATTATTATTTTAGTTGTGGCTGCGGATGACGGTGTTATGCCGCAGACAATTGAATCTATTAAGCATGCTAAAAAAGCGGGCGTACCAATTATTGTTGCTATTAACAAAATTGACAAAGAGGGCTCAGATTTAGAAAAAATTAAGCAAGTGCTATCAACCCATGACGTAATCTCAGAAGACTGGGGCGGCGATGTAATGATGGTTCCAGTATCAGCGCATACTGGTGAAGGTATTGATGCATTGCTTGAAGCGATTACGTTAACTGCGGAAGTGTTAGAATTTTCAGCAGTGGTTAATGCGCCAGCAAACGGCACCGTTTTAGAGGCTCGTCTAGAAAAGGGTCGTGGTAAAGTAACGACAATCCTAGTGCAGTCTGGTACTTTAAAGAAAGGCGATATTATGATTGCTGGTCTAGAGTACGGCAAGGTTAAGCAAATTGTAAATGACCAAGGCAAAGTTCTTAAAGAAGCCGGCCCATCTACACCTGTTGAGGTTCTAGGTTTTTCAGGCGTTCCAAACTCTGGTGATGAAGTTTTAGTTGTTGAGAGTGAGCGTAAAGCGCGTGAAGTTGCAGACTTTAGAAAAGCTAAAGAACGTGAAGCAGAATTACAAAGACAGCAAGCTTACAAGATGGAAAACTTCTTACAAAAAATGGAAGAAGGTCATGTTTCAACCGTTAATGTTTTACTTAAATCTGATGTTCGTGGTTCAGCTCAAGCATTGGTCGAGGCTTTAGAAGAGTTATCAACTGATGAAGTCAGAGTAAAGGTGGTATCGAGCGGTGTTGGCGGTATTAATAATACTGATATTAATTTAGCAGCAACTTCAGAGGCTTTAGTGCTTGGTTTTAATGTTCGTGCCGATGCAGTAGCTCGTAAAACAGCAGATAGTGAAGGTGTTCGCATTGAATATTACTCAATCATTTACAACCTAATCGACGATGTTAAAGCTATCATGAGTGGCTTGTTAAGTCCTGCATTGAGTGAAAATATTATTGGTATAGCAAACGTGAAAGATGTATTTAGATCACAAAAATTGGGCGATATTGCTGGCTGTATGGTTGAAGAAGGTACAGTTAAGAAAGACTTGCCGATTCGCGTACTGCGTGATAGCGTTGTGATCTTCGAGGGCGAATTAGAGTCATTAAGGCGTTTCAAGGACGATGTTAAATCCGTAAAATCTGGTACTGAGTGTGGTATTGGTGTTGCAGGTTATAACGATGTTCAGCCAGGCGATCAAATCGAAGTCTTTGAACGTGTTGAAACCGCACGTAGTCTATAG
- the rbfA gene encoding 30S ribosome-binding factor RbfA, translated as MEQKDSFRIERINELVRRELVTLLKNETKDPRLSSVVITDVLTSRDLSAAKVYYTVSEQDQKEVEILLNKASGFFRSRLSKTIDLRHTPALRFMFDPAPNNGARIDDLLSRL; from the coding sequence ATGGAACAAAAGGATTCCTTTAGAATTGAACGTATTAACGAGCTGGTTCGTCGTGAATTAGTGACTTTATTAAAGAACGAAACTAAAGACCCTAGGCTATCTAGTGTTGTTATTACTGATGTATTAACCAGTCGCGATTTGAGTGCTGCCAAGGTTTACTACACAGTATCTGAGCAAGATCAGAAAGAGGTTGAGATATTGCTAAATAAAGCCTCAGGATTCTTTCGCTCTCGTCTTTCAAAAACAATTGATTTGCGCCATACACCTGCGTTGAGATTTATGTTTGATCCTGCACCTAATAACGGTGCAAGAATCGATGATCTACTTTCTAGACTTTAA